A genomic window from Micromonospora sp. WMMA1947 includes:
- the rsgA gene encoding ribosome small subunit-dependent GTPase A has protein sequence MTLDLTALGWDAGWAAHLDRRAGHRHGRVARVDRGVCTVLCPQGPVRASLGGGVLSAAARDLTALPCAGDWVLLSTWPDGPVTVEAVLPRRTALVRRTAGKDASGQVLAANLDAAAVVEPVHPEPDAARIERLLSLVHESGAEPLVVLTKADLAADPEAVARQLTDLAPGVPVLPVSAERGTGLAPLRRHVAPGRTLGLLGPSGAGKSSLVNALAGAEVMRTQAIRRVDGKGRHTTTWRSLVPLPGGGAVLDTPGVRAVGLLDGAAGLDRAFADITELAAGCRYGDCAHDAEPGCAVRAALDDGELPVRRWESWRRLQREIEYESGRRAARLAAERRGGRRGGRRRTGRPATPPAPGGF, from the coding sequence ATGACTCTCGATCTGACCGCCCTCGGCTGGGACGCCGGCTGGGCGGCCCACCTCGACCGGCGCGCCGGCCACCGTCACGGGCGCGTCGCCCGGGTGGACCGGGGCGTCTGCACCGTGCTGTGCCCGCAGGGGCCGGTGCGGGCCAGCCTCGGCGGCGGCGTGCTTTCCGCCGCCGCCCGTGACCTGACCGCGTTGCCCTGCGCGGGTGACTGGGTGCTGCTGTCCACCTGGCCGGACGGCCCGGTCACGGTGGAGGCGGTGCTGCCGCGGCGGACCGCCCTGGTGCGGCGTACCGCCGGCAAGGACGCCAGCGGCCAGGTGCTGGCCGCCAACCTCGACGCCGCCGCGGTGGTCGAGCCGGTGCACCCGGAACCGGACGCCGCGCGGATCGAGCGGCTGCTGTCCCTGGTGCACGAATCCGGGGCGGAGCCGCTCGTCGTGCTCACCAAGGCCGACCTCGCCGCCGACCCGGAAGCGGTGGCCCGGCAGCTGACCGACCTCGCGCCGGGGGTGCCGGTGCTGCCGGTCAGCGCCGAGCGGGGCACCGGCCTGGCGCCGCTGCGCCGCCACGTCGCCCCGGGGCGCACGCTCGGCCTGCTCGGCCCCTCCGGGGCCGGCAAGTCGAGCCTGGTCAACGCGCTCGCCGGGGCCGAGGTGATGCGTACCCAGGCGATCCGCCGGGTCGACGGCAAGGGCCGGCACACCACCACCTGGCGGTCGCTGGTGCCGCTGCCGGGTGGGGGAGCGGTGCTGGACACCCCCGGCGTACGGGCGGTCGGCCTGCTCGACGGCGCGGCCGGACTGGACCGGGCGTTCGCCGACATCACCGAGCTGGCCGCCGGCTGCCGGTACGGCGACTGCGCCCACGACGCCGAGCCGGGCTGCGCGGTGCGGGCCGCGCTGGACGACGGCGAGCTGCCGGTGCGCCGCTGGGAGAGCTGGCGGCGGCTCCAGCGGGAGATCGAGTACGAGAGCGGTCGCCGCGCGGCCCGGCTGGCGGCCGAACGGCGGGGTGGCCGGCGGGGCGGGAGGCGACGGACCGGACGTCCGGCGACCCCGCCCGCTCCCGGGGGATTCTGA
- a CDS encoding Rieske (2Fe-2S) protein, with product MSDDQALTRPVTQSRRTLLAGAGALGAAVVLAGCGSDDDASPGAAPTSGGPPGATATGDAGGGDRDGSSALARTSDIPVGGGAVFASQGVVITQPEAGQFKAFDPICTHQRCPVSNVDGGTINCTCHNSRFSIVDGSVKGGPATKPLAAKEIKVDGDQIKLA from the coding sequence ATGAGTGATGATCAGGCGTTGACCCGACCGGTCACCCAGAGCCGCCGTACCCTGCTCGCCGGGGCCGGAGCGCTCGGCGCGGCCGTGGTGCTCGCGGGCTGCGGCAGCGACGACGACGCGTCCCCGGGGGCGGCCCCGACCAGCGGCGGCCCGCCCGGCGCCACCGCGACCGGCGACGCCGGCGGCGGCGACCGGGACGGCAGCAGCGCGCTGGCGCGCACCTCGGACATCCCGGTCGGCGGCGGTGCCGTCTTCGCCAGCCAGGGCGTGGTGATCACCCAGCCCGAGGCCGGCCAGTTCAAGGCGTTCGACCCGATCTGCACGCACCAGCGCTGCCCGGTGTCGAACGTCGACGGCGGCACGATCAACTGCACCTGCCACAACAGCCGGTTCTCGATCGTCGACGGCTCGGTGAAGGGTGGCCCGGCCACCAAGCCGCTCGCGGCGAAGGAGATCAAGGTCGACGGCGACCAGATCAAGCTGGCCTGA
- a CDS encoding MBL fold metallo-hydrolase → MTYTGHVTPGGPPAVRELDRLTVTKLSVGPMDNNAYLLRCHATGEQVLIDAANEAPRLLELVGDGGLAAVVTTHQHMDHWVALEEVVAKTGARALVHADDAAGLPISAERLADGDTVPVGDCALEVIHLRGHTPGSIALLYRDPAGTPHLFTGDSLFPGGVGNTDQDPERFGRLIDDVEAKLFDQLPDDTWFYPGHGKDSTIGAERPALPQWRARGW, encoded by the coding sequence ATGACCTACACCGGACACGTCACGCCCGGCGGTCCGCCGGCCGTGCGCGAGCTCGACCGGCTCACCGTCACCAAGCTGTCGGTCGGCCCGATGGACAACAACGCCTATCTGCTGCGCTGCCACGCCACCGGCGAGCAGGTGCTGATCGACGCCGCGAACGAGGCGCCGCGCCTGCTGGAGCTGGTCGGCGACGGCGGGCTGGCCGCCGTGGTGACCACGCACCAGCACATGGACCACTGGGTCGCGCTGGAGGAGGTGGTGGCCAAGACCGGGGCGCGCGCGCTGGTGCACGCCGACGACGCCGCGGGGCTGCCCATCTCCGCCGAGCGGCTCGCCGACGGCGACACGGTGCCGGTCGGCGACTGCGCGCTGGAGGTCATCCACCTGCGCGGGCACACGCCGGGCTCGATCGCGCTGCTCTACCGCGACCCGGCCGGTACCCCGCACCTGTTCACCGGCGACTCGCTCTTCCCGGGTGGAGTCGGCAACACCGACCAGGACCCGGAGCGCTTCGGCCGGCTCATCGACGACGTCGAGGCCAAGCTCTTCGACCAGTTGCCGGACGACACCTGGTTCTACCCGGGCCACGGCAAGGACAGCACCATCGGCGCCGAGCGGCCCGCACTGCCGCAGTGGCGCGCCCGCGGCTGGTGA
- a CDS encoding VTT domain-containing protein: protein MNELMAAAGELPTTLLMGLLGVVMLADAVPLIGVLVPGDAAVLAAVGAGRPAGGALTVAAVVAGCLAGWSLSFFAGRRWGGQLRDSRVGGWIGESRWVAAETLLHRGGGRIVLVAPFLPVFNALLPLAAGGLRMSYRRFLACAAAGATAWAALYVALGLAARALTGLLPGALDPTVLTMAVGLLLAGPVLLATRRRLRAVTG from the coding sequence ATGAACGAACTCATGGCCGCCGCCGGTGAGCTGCCCACCACCCTGCTGATGGGGCTGCTGGGCGTGGTGATGCTCGCCGACGCCGTACCCCTGATCGGGGTGCTGGTGCCCGGCGACGCCGCGGTCCTGGCCGCGGTCGGCGCGGGTCGCCCGGCCGGAGGCGCGCTCACCGTCGCGGCGGTGGTCGCCGGCTGCCTGGCCGGCTGGTCACTGAGCTTCTTCGCCGGCCGGCGCTGGGGCGGGCAGCTGCGCGACAGCCGGGTGGGCGGCTGGATCGGCGAGTCCCGCTGGGTCGCCGCCGAGACGCTGCTGCACCGCGGCGGCGGGCGGATCGTGCTGGTGGCGCCGTTCCTGCCGGTGTTCAACGCGTTGCTGCCGCTCGCGGCGGGCGGGCTGCGGATGTCGTACCGGCGGTTCCTGGCCTGCGCGGCGGCCGGGGCCACCGCGTGGGCCGCGCTCTACGTGGCGCTGGGGCTCGCCGCGCGGGCGCTGACCGGCCTGCTGCCCGGGGCGCTCGATCCGACGGTGCTGACCATGGCGGTCGGGCTGCTGCTGGCCGGACCGGTGCTGCTCGCCACCCGGCGCCGGCTGCGGGCGGTCACCGGCTGA
- the uvrA gene encoding excinuclease ABC subunit UvrA, producing MADRLIIRGAREHNLRDVSLDLPRDALIVFTGLSGSGKSSLAFDTIFAEGQRRYVESLSSYARQFLGQMDKPDVDFIEGLSPAVSIDQKSTSRNPRSTVGTITEVYDYLRLLFARIGEPHCPICGERISKQSPQQIVDRVLAMAEGTRFMVLAPVVRGRKGEYVDLFAELQAKGYARARVDGVVHPLTEPPKLKKQEKHTIEVVIDRLSVKPSAKQRLTDSVEAALGLSGGLVLLDFVDLPEDDPARERRYSEHLACPNDHPLAIEDLEPRVFSFNAPYGACPECTGLGTKKEVDPELVIPDPERTLREGAIQPWATGHNLEYFLRLLEALGEAEHFDIDTPWRALPSRAQKTILHGSDDQVHVRYRNKYGRERSYYTGFEGVVQWIERRHTDTESEWSRDKYEGYMRDVPCAACGGTRLKPEVLAVTLAGKSIAEVCNLSVGEAADLLAGIELTDRQKMIAERVLKEINARLKFLLDVGLDYLSLDRPAGTLSGGEAQRIRLATQIGSGLVGVLYVLDEPSIGLHQRDNHRLIETLLRLRGLGNTLIVVEHDEDTIRVADWIVDIGPGAGEHGGKIVHSGSVPALLDNTESVTGAYLAGRRSIPTPATRRPQTPGRELVVQGAREHNLRNLTVSFPLGQLIAVTGVSGSGKSTLVNDILYAVLANQINGARLVPGRHTRITGLENVDKVVGVDQSPIGRTPRSNPATYTGVWDHIRKLFAETTEAKVRGYGPGRFSFNVKGGRCEACSGDGTIKIEMNFLPDVYVPCEVCKGARYNRETLEVHYKGKTVAEVLDMPIEEAAEFFSAIPAIHRHLRTLVDVGLGYVRLGQPAPTLSGGEAQRVKLASELQKRSTGRTVYVLDEPTTGLHFEDIRKLLMVLEGLVDKGNTVITIEHNLDVIKTADWLIDMGPEGGHRGGTVLATGTPEEVAEVPESHTGQFLRPILKLDGEAKGAKAATTRAAKANGSAKSRTRKVPAGAR from the coding sequence GTGGCCGACCGACTGATCATCCGTGGCGCGCGCGAGCACAACCTGCGTGACGTCAGTCTCGACCTGCCCCGGGACGCCCTGATCGTCTTCACCGGGCTCTCCGGTTCGGGCAAGTCGAGCCTGGCGTTCGACACCATCTTCGCCGAGGGGCAGCGCCGCTACGTCGAGTCGCTGTCGTCGTACGCCCGGCAGTTCCTCGGTCAGATGGACAAGCCCGACGTCGACTTCATCGAGGGCCTCAGTCCCGCCGTCTCCATCGACCAGAAGTCCACCTCGCGCAACCCGCGCTCCACGGTCGGCACCATCACCGAGGTCTACGACTACCTCCGCCTGCTGTTCGCCCGCATCGGCGAGCCGCACTGCCCGATCTGCGGCGAGCGGATCTCCAAGCAGAGCCCGCAGCAGATCGTCGACCGTGTCCTGGCCATGGCCGAGGGCACCCGGTTCATGGTGCTCGCGCCGGTGGTGCGCGGCCGCAAGGGCGAGTACGTCGACCTGTTCGCCGAACTCCAGGCCAAGGGCTACGCCCGGGCCCGGGTCGACGGCGTGGTGCACCCGCTGACCGAGCCGCCGAAGCTCAAGAAGCAGGAGAAGCACACCATCGAGGTGGTGATCGACCGGCTCAGCGTCAAGCCGAGTGCCAAGCAGCGGCTGACCGACTCGGTCGAGGCCGCGCTCGGGCTGTCCGGCGGTCTGGTGCTGCTCGACTTCGTCGACCTGCCGGAGGACGACCCGGCCCGGGAGCGCCGCTACTCCGAGCACCTGGCCTGCCCGAACGACCACCCCCTCGCCATCGAGGACCTCGAACCCCGGGTCTTCTCCTTCAACGCCCCCTACGGCGCCTGCCCGGAGTGCACCGGCCTCGGCACCAAGAAGGAGGTGGACCCGGAACTGGTCATCCCCGACCCGGAGCGCACGCTGCGCGAGGGCGCGATCCAGCCCTGGGCCACCGGGCACAACCTCGAATACTTCCTGCGGCTGCTGGAGGCGCTCGGCGAGGCCGAGCACTTCGACATCGACACGCCGTGGCGGGCGCTGCCGTCGCGGGCGCAGAAGACGATCCTGCACGGCTCCGACGACCAGGTGCACGTGCGCTACCGCAACAAGTACGGCCGCGAGCGCTCCTACTACACCGGCTTCGAGGGCGTGGTGCAGTGGATCGAGCGCCGGCACACCGACACCGAGTCGGAGTGGTCCCGGGACAAGTACGAGGGCTACATGCGGGACGTGCCCTGCGCGGCCTGTGGCGGCACCCGGCTCAAGCCGGAGGTGCTCGCGGTCACCCTGGCCGGCAAGAGCATCGCCGAGGTCTGCAACCTCTCCGTCGGCGAGGCGGCCGACCTGCTCGCCGGCATCGAACTGACCGACCGGCAGAAGATGATCGCCGAGCGGGTCCTCAAGGAGATCAACGCCCGGCTGAAGTTCCTGCTCGACGTCGGCCTGGACTACCTCTCGCTGGACCGCCCGGCCGGCACGCTCTCCGGCGGCGAGGCCCAGCGCATCCGGCTCGCCACCCAGATCGGCTCCGGTCTGGTCGGCGTGCTCTACGTGCTCGACGAGCCGTCGATCGGCCTGCACCAGCGTGACAACCACCGGCTCATCGAGACGCTGCTGCGGCTGCGCGGGCTGGGCAACACGCTGATCGTGGTCGAGCACGACGAGGACACCATCCGGGTGGCGGACTGGATCGTCGACATCGGCCCGGGCGCGGGCGAGCACGGCGGCAAGATCGTGCACAGCGGCTCGGTACCGGCGCTGCTCGACAACACCGAGTCGGTCACCGGGGCGTACCTGGCCGGGCGCAGGTCCATCCCGACGCCCGCCACCCGCCGGCCGCAGACCCCTGGCCGGGAGCTGGTGGTGCAGGGCGCGCGCGAGCACAACCTGCGCAACCTCACCGTGAGCTTCCCGCTCGGCCAGCTCATCGCCGTCACCGGTGTCAGCGGCTCGGGCAAGTCGACGCTGGTGAACGACATCCTCTACGCCGTGCTGGCCAACCAGATCAACGGCGCCCGGCTGGTGCCCGGCCGGCACACCCGCATCACCGGCCTGGAGAACGTGGACAAGGTCGTCGGCGTGGACCAGTCGCCGATCGGGCGGACGCCGCGCTCCAACCCCGCCACGTACACCGGCGTCTGGGACCACATCCGCAAGCTGTTCGCCGAGACCACCGAGGCCAAGGTCCGGGGGTACGGTCCGGGCCGGTTCTCGTTCAACGTCAAGGGCGGCCGCTGCGAGGCGTGCTCCGGTGACGGCACCATCAAGATCGAGATGAACTTCCTGCCGGACGTCTACGTCCCCTGCGAGGTGTGCAAGGGCGCGCGCTACAACCGCGAGACGCTCGAGGTGCACTACAAGGGCAAGACGGTCGCCGAGGTGCTGGACATGCCGATCGAGGAGGCGGCCGAGTTCTTCTCCGCCATCCCGGCCATCCACCGGCACCTCCGGACGCTCGTCGACGTCGGTCTCGGCTACGTCCGCCTCGGCCAGCCCGCGCCGACGCTGTCCGGCGGCGAGGCGCAGCGCGTCAAGCTCGCCTCCGAACTGCAGAAGCGCTCCACCGGCCGCACCGTCTACGTGCTCGACGAGCCCACCACCGGCCTGCACTTCGAGGACATCCGCAAGCTGCTGATGGTGCTGGAGGGCCTGGTCGACAAGGGCAACACGGTCATCACCATCGAGCACAACCTCGACGTGATCAAGACCGCCGACTGGCTCATCGACATGGGCCCCGAGGGCGGCCACCGGGGCGGCACCGTGCTCGCCACGGGCACGCCGGAGGAGGTCGCCGAGGTGCCGGAGAGCCACACCGGGCAGTTCCTGCGGCCGATCCTCAAGCTCGACGGCGAGGCCAAGGGCGCCAAGGCGGCCACCACCCGGGCGGCAAAGGCCAACGGCAGCGCCAAGTCGCGGACCCGCAAGGTTCCCGCCGGGGCGCGCTGA
- a CDS encoding 50S ribosomal protein L11 methyltransferase, giving the protein MSRQTALADLEQEIAAPGAGPDRLRLVGTPFVPEVRLHLAEDAILWWARMEAAAGRSLPPPYWASVWAGGQALARHLLDHPELAAGRRVLDLGAGSGLVAIAAALAGADQVVANDIDPYAVAAVTLNARANRVRVAADGADLLDGVAGADLLVAGDALYDAGLAARVLPYLRRCADHGVEVLVGDPDRGHLPPDGLELVASYPVPTTEPSVDSPVRRVQVLRPR; this is encoded by the coding sequence ATGAGCAGGCAGACGGCTCTGGCCGACCTGGAGCAGGAGATCGCGGCGCCCGGCGCGGGCCCGGACCGCCTGCGCCTGGTCGGTACGCCGTTCGTGCCGGAGGTGCGCCTGCACCTGGCCGAGGACGCCATCCTGTGGTGGGCCCGGATGGAGGCCGCCGCCGGGCGGTCGCTGCCGCCGCCGTACTGGGCGTCGGTCTGGGCCGGTGGGCAGGCGCTCGCCCGGCACCTGCTGGACCATCCCGAGCTGGCCGCCGGGCGGCGGGTGCTCGACCTGGGCGCCGGATCGGGGCTGGTGGCCATCGCCGCCGCGCTCGCCGGGGCCGACCAGGTGGTCGCCAACGACATCGACCCGTACGCGGTGGCGGCGGTCACCCTGAACGCCCGGGCCAACCGGGTCCGGGTGGCCGCCGACGGCGCCGACCTGCTCGACGGGGTGGCGGGCGCCGACCTGCTGGTGGCCGGGGACGCGCTCTACGACGCGGGCCTGGCCGCCCGGGTCCTGCCCTACCTGCGGCGCTGCGCCGACCACGGCGTCGAGGTGCTGGTCGGTGACCCGGACCGGGGCCACCTGCCACCGGACGGGCTGGAACTGGTGGCGAGCTATCCGGTGCCGACCACGGAACCCTCCGTCGACTCGCCGGTGCGCCGGGTGCAGGTGCTCCGGCCCCGCTGA